Proteins from a genomic interval of Rubinisphaera italica:
- a CDS encoding ISAs1 family transposase, whose product MLLPDGIFSHDTFSRVFSRLDPVAFSECLIKWVDSLQSDLAGQGVHLDGKVLRRSFDKVAGKGALNVVTAWAGDLHLCLGQLPVEEGTNEKTAMPKLIELLELSGAVVTVDAAHANKSVARQLRGKNADYVMTVKGNQPKLYELINQKFEELSENDFQHPKVRRHTTRESNGGRDEYRRYIVFPAPAEVKQLGWVDVKSIGMVYRERTVNGKTSQELIYFISSLPPKVRALAKHVRDHWKIENQMHWSLDVTFAEDTSRIRKGEGAANAAIFRRLALTILKRYTDEKMSIRSKRLTASWNSENLLRYLTGNQA is encoded by the coding sequence GTGCTGTTGCCAGATGGAATTTTCTCGCACGATACGTTCAGTCGAGTCTTCTCACGACTCGATCCGGTCGCATTCTCGGAATGCTTGATCAAGTGGGTGGATTCCCTGCAAAGTGATCTCGCCGGCCAGGGCGTGCATCTGGATGGTAAAGTTCTCAGACGGAGTTTCGACAAAGTTGCTGGCAAGGGAGCTTTAAATGTTGTGACGGCCTGGGCGGGTGATCTGCATTTGTGCCTGGGACAGTTACCGGTCGAGGAAGGCACGAACGAGAAGACAGCGATGCCGAAGTTGATTGAGCTGCTGGAGCTATCGGGAGCCGTTGTGACTGTCGATGCGGCTCATGCAAACAAGTCGGTAGCCCGGCAGTTGCGTGGCAAAAACGCGGACTACGTGATGACCGTCAAGGGGAATCAACCGAAGTTGTATGAGCTTATCAATCAGAAGTTTGAGGAGCTTTCTGAGAACGACTTTCAGCATCCCAAAGTTCGGCGTCATACGACACGGGAATCAAACGGAGGACGGGACGAATATCGACGCTACATCGTCTTTCCTGCCCCAGCCGAAGTGAAACAACTCGGGTGGGTCGATGTCAAATCGATCGGCATGGTGTACCGCGAACGAACGGTCAATGGGAAGACGTCGCAGGAGTTGATCTACTTCATCTCCAGCCTGCCGCCTAAAGTGCGAGCCCTGGCTAAGCACGTTCGGGACCACTGGAAGATTGAGAACCAGATGCACTGGAGTTTGGATGTGACTTTTGCAGAAGATACAAGCCGAATCCGCAAAGGCGAGGGAGCGGCGAATGCAGCGATCTTCCGCCGATTAGCACTGACAATTTTGAAGAGATACACCGACGAAAAAATGAGCATCCGCTCGAAACGACTCACCGCGAGCTGGAATTCCGAGAACTTACTGCGATATTTAACAGGAAATCAGGCATAA
- a CDS encoding alpha/beta hydrolase family protein has protein sequence MITSPRILTWMIALCLPSTLYAAEPIDHDAALEAYFDHQTSQIELETIARLESDVQYKDEQETYRKQLASMLGLSPMPERTPLKPVVTGEIEEETFTVKNLQFQASPGLYVTANLYLPKNTEKPAPAILYVCGHSNNKKDGISYGNKVGYQHHGIWYAQNGYVCLMIDTIQLGEFQGIHHGTYSKGMWWWNARGYTPAGVEAWNGIRSIDYLQSLPEVDPERIGVTGRSGGGAYSWWIAALDKRIKAAVPVAGITSMRNHIVDDCIEGHCDCMFQVNSEAWDFPMISALVAPRALLITNTDKDSIFPLDGVMDVYWKTKMVYEHFGAEKNLGIAIAEGPHKDTQRLQVNEFEWFDRHLKHSDEQAQPAEKLYEPEQLRVFHELPADEITSTIHDSFVPMAEPPELTTAKEWQEYARNTHEQLSTNSFAHWPVTPTKPIFIDLKSTVTNLIRELTLRFDSQTHVPLTLSVLESASRNPTDPVTVTLHIVDEEPNKENRKEFLPDSPQEISMIFTPRGLGSNQWSGDEKKQNHIRRRFALIGQSLDSMRVWDIMAAIRLVRQTFQDQDVELIVDASGNQAINALYANLMLDHPVDQLVLKDIPTSHMQGPTYLNVLRILDIPQALALAAQNTPINLDGEVAGVLDFYKQLQKLEGVSLKPIQTSDQDVTSVNELDSVDICQIENASDEPDSPLTIEEPENLDMKTFGGSQFWSDIHFFRDFRIQQNVFTQHCRLLDNRNVRYEYGEFDACVAKLEEIRVEQELKPMSGEAVILLHGILRSASSFTPLKKSLEEQGYMVFAANYPSTKITIEQAAADLQKIIDSLEGVETIHLVGHSMGGLVIRAWFGLPGSESIAQQLIGKVVMLGTPNHGAEMADFFDKFPPFHWLMGKAGSQLRTMDETIDKLPIPTVPFGVIAGARGSNSNGYNPMIPGDDDGTVTVASTNLEGMTDFYSFPCLHLYLMRDKRAITAIENFLKTESFTLENETPTNT, from the coding sequence ATGATCACCTCTCCCCGCATTCTCACTTGGATGATTGCACTCTGCCTGCCATCGACACTCTATGCCGCCGAACCGATCGACCACGATGCCGCCCTCGAAGCCTACTTCGATCACCAGACATCGCAAATCGAACTCGAAACCATTGCCCGCCTCGAATCGGATGTCCAGTACAAAGACGAGCAGGAAACCTACCGCAAGCAACTCGCCAGCATGCTCGGCCTCTCCCCGATGCCCGAACGCACACCTCTCAAGCCGGTCGTCACAGGGGAAATTGAAGAAGAGACCTTCACCGTCAAGAATCTGCAGTTCCAGGCCTCGCCCGGTCTCTATGTCACCGCGAATCTCTACCTGCCCAAGAATACTGAAAAACCAGCCCCGGCTATTCTGTATGTTTGTGGACACTCCAATAACAAAAAGGATGGCATCTCCTACGGCAACAAAGTCGGCTATCAGCATCATGGCATCTGGTATGCCCAGAATGGCTATGTCTGTCTGATGATCGATACCATTCAACTCGGCGAATTTCAGGGAATCCATCACGGCACCTACAGCAAGGGAATGTGGTGGTGGAACGCTCGCGGCTACACCCCGGCTGGCGTTGAAGCCTGGAATGGCATCCGCAGTATCGATTACCTGCAGTCCCTTCCCGAAGTCGATCCCGAACGCATCGGCGTTACCGGACGCAGCGGAGGCGGAGCCTACTCCTGGTGGATTGCCGCTCTCGATAAACGAATCAAAGCAGCCGTCCCGGTCGCGGGAATCACCTCGATGCGAAATCATATCGTCGACGACTGCATCGAAGGCCATTGCGACTGCATGTTCCAGGTCAACTCCGAAGCCTGGGATTTTCCAATGATCTCCGCTTTAGTCGCTCCCCGAGCACTACTGATCACCAATACCGACAAAGACTCCATCTTCCCGCTCGATGGCGTGATGGATGTTTACTGGAAAACCAAAATGGTCTACGAGCATTTCGGAGCCGAAAAGAATCTCGGCATCGCCATCGCAGAAGGCCCGCATAAAGATACCCAGCGTCTGCAAGTCAACGAATTCGAATGGTTCGACCGACATCTCAAGCACAGTGATGAGCAAGCCCAGCCTGCGGAAAAACTCTACGAACCGGAACAACTTCGCGTCTTCCACGAATTACCAGCCGATGAAATCACATCCACAATTCACGACTCCTTTGTGCCGATGGCTGAACCACCAGAGTTGACCACCGCTAAGGAGTGGCAGGAATATGCCCGCAATACCCACGAACAACTCAGCACGAATTCGTTCGCACATTGGCCAGTGACTCCCACCAAACCCATATTTATTGACCTGAAATCCACTGTAACCAATTTGATTCGAGAGTTGACATTACGATTTGACTCCCAAACTCACGTGCCTCTCACGTTATCAGTTCTCGAATCGGCTTCCCGCAATCCCACTGACCCCGTCACCGTCACATTGCATATCGTTGATGAAGAACCAAACAAGGAAAACCGCAAAGAGTTCCTGCCCGATTCGCCTCAGGAAATCTCCATGATTTTCACACCGCGAGGCCTTGGATCCAATCAATGGTCGGGCGATGAGAAAAAGCAAAACCACATCCGACGTCGCTTCGCTCTCATCGGACAATCACTCGACAGTATGCGAGTCTGGGACATCATGGCTGCCATCCGCCTTGTTCGACAGACTTTTCAGGATCAAGATGTCGAACTGATCGTCGACGCCTCAGGCAATCAGGCCATCAATGCCCTGTATGCCAACCTCATGCTCGATCATCCTGTCGATCAACTTGTCTTGAAAGACATCCCCACTTCTCATATGCAGGGGCCGACTTATTTGAACGTGCTTAGAATTCTGGATATCCCTCAAGCCCTGGCACTCGCCGCTCAAAACACGCCGATTAATCTCGATGGCGAAGTGGCAGGCGTGTTGGATTTTTACAAGCAGCTGCAAAAATTAGAGGGTGTCTCCTTGAAACCGATTCAGACTTCTGATCAGGATGTGACATCAGTTAATGAATTGGATAGCGTAGACATTTGCCAGATCGAAAATGCGTCGGACGAACCCGATTCCCCCCTCACCATTGAAGAGCCGGAAAACCTCGACATGAAAACCTTCGGCGGCTCCCAATTCTGGAGTGATATTCACTTTTTTCGCGACTTCCGCATTCAGCAGAACGTCTTCACGCAACATTGCCGCCTGCTCGATAATCGTAACGTCCGCTATGAATATGGCGAATTCGATGCCTGTGTTGCAAAACTGGAAGAGATTCGTGTCGAACAGGAACTCAAGCCGATGTCCGGCGAAGCGGTCATCCTCCTGCATGGCATCCTCCGCTCGGCCAGTTCGTTCACGCCGCTCAAGAAATCGCTGGAAGAACAGGGCTATATGGTTTTCGCGGCTAACTATCCCAGTACGAAAATCACGATTGAACAGGCCGCTGCTGACTTACAGAAAATTATCGACTCTCTCGAAGGCGTCGAAACCATTCACCTCGTCGGCCACAGCATGGGCGGACTCGTCATCCGCGCCTGGTTCGGCCTGCCGGGAAGTGAATCTATTGCACAGCAACTGATCGGCAAAGTCGTCATGCTCGGCACCCCGAATCACGGAGCCGAAATGGCCGACTTCTTCGACAAGTTTCCCCCCTTCCACTGGCTGATGGGCAAAGCCGGCAGCCAGCTGCGGACAATGGATGAAACCATCGACAAACTTCCCATTCCGACGGTGCCCTTCGGCGTCATCGCCGGAGCCCGCGGCTCCAATTCCAACGGCTACAACCCCATGATCCCCGGCGACGACGACGGCACCGTCACCGTCGCCAGCACCAACCTCGAAGGCATGACCGACTTCTACTCCTTCCCCTGCCTGCACCTTTACTTAATGCGCGACAAACGAGCAATTACGGCGATTGAAAACTTTTTGAAGACGGAATCGTTCACATTAGAAAACGAAACCCCCACTAATACGTGA
- a CDS encoding ISAs1 family transposase, whose translation MEDQARGFVAMLESCFSELEDPRNENSCEHLLIDIIAITILGVTCGADDWTDLETFGNGRREWLEKFLALPNGIPAHDTFRRVFGMLDPKQFSTSLFQWTHAIQDATDGQLIAIDGKALRRSFAKRTGKKMLHLVTAWSSDNGLTLGQVTCEQKSNEITAIPQLLTMLDLKGNTVTIDAMGCQTEIAAQIREQKGHYVLALKGNQSSLKDDMQALFDVEAERDFSGVKHHVFESSNSGHGRMEERTCHVLEIPKDHPQREKWRDLKTLVVTVSRRQVDEKETWESRLFVSSHPPRAKFVAEAIRRHWSIENSQHWILDVTFGEDHRRQQDRNGASNLAAVRRLSTSLLRQETTLKRGAKCKRMNCALDPNYLLKVFTPPETIDA comes from the coding sequence ATGGAAGACCAGGCACGAGGATTTGTTGCGATGCTCGAATCGTGTTTCTCAGAACTGGAAGATCCCCGCAACGAGAACTCTTGCGAGCATCTGCTGATCGACATCATTGCCATAACCATTCTGGGCGTGACGTGCGGAGCTGATGACTGGACAGACCTGGAAACGTTTGGCAACGGACGTCGCGAATGGCTCGAAAAGTTCCTGGCACTTCCCAACGGAATTCCTGCTCACGACACATTCCGACGAGTCTTTGGAATGCTTGACCCGAAGCAGTTTTCGACGAGTCTGTTTCAATGGACTCACGCTATTCAGGATGCGACGGACGGTCAATTAATTGCCATTGATGGCAAGGCACTCAGACGCTCGTTTGCCAAGCGGACTGGAAAGAAGATGTTGCACCTGGTGACTGCATGGTCGAGTGATAATGGCCTGACACTCGGTCAGGTTACTTGTGAGCAAAAGTCCAATGAGATCACGGCTATTCCACAACTGTTGACCATGCTGGACCTCAAAGGGAACACGGTCACGATTGATGCAATGGGTTGCCAGACGGAGATTGCTGCACAAATACGAGAGCAAAAAGGGCATTATGTGCTGGCTCTCAAAGGGAATCAGTCATCGCTCAAGGACGACATGCAGGCGTTATTTGATGTGGAGGCAGAGCGAGATTTTAGTGGAGTCAAGCACCATGTGTTTGAGAGTTCGAACTCTGGACATGGCCGCATGGAAGAACGTACCTGCCATGTTCTGGAAATACCCAAAGATCATCCACAGCGTGAGAAATGGCGAGATCTGAAGACATTGGTTGTCACGGTGTCGCGTCGTCAAGTCGACGAAAAAGAGACTTGGGAATCACGATTGTTTGTCAGCTCGCATCCGCCACGAGCCAAGTTTGTTGCCGAAGCAATCCGTCGCCATTGGAGCATTGAGAATAGTCAGCACTGGATTCTGGACGTGACGTTCGGCGAAGACCATCGACGCCAGCAGGACCGAAACGGAGCGAGTAATCTGGCAGCGGTGAGACGACTTTCAACCAGCTTGCTTCGTCAGGAAACAACACTCAAAAGGGGAGCAAAGTGCAAGCGAATGAACTGTGCATTAGATCCGAATTACCTGTTGAAAGTCTTCACGCCACCAGAAACAATCGATGCGTAA
- a CDS encoding peptidylprolyl isomerase has product MLSAPNRRYRLGHPRTTQLFINYGDNSGSLDPQGFPPFGKVIEGMDVVDSLNSEYGEQPDQGQIQSRGNEYLKKSFPNLDYIKSAEIIQETKAPAEPVETPVAEPEMTTSSPVETGTSTPAPVATSTAPAEGTSTPAGTSSVPVETIEEIQ; this is encoded by the coding sequence GTGCTTTCAGCACCCAACCGACGATATCGGTTGGGTCACCCGCGAACGACTCAGTTGTTTATCAACTATGGCGACAACTCCGGCTCACTCGATCCTCAAGGCTTCCCGCCTTTCGGCAAAGTGATTGAGGGGATGGATGTTGTTGATTCTCTTAACTCTGAATATGGGGAGCAGCCTGATCAGGGGCAGATTCAGTCGCGTGGCAATGAATATTTGAAGAAGAGTTTTCCTAATCTTGATTACATCAAGTCGGCTGAGATTATTCAGGAAACGAAGGCTCCGGCAGAGCCGGTCGAGACGCCAGTCGCTGAGCCTGAGATGACGACCTCAAGCCCGGTAGAAACGGGTACCTCGACTCCGGCACCGGTTGCGACTTCAACTGCTCCTGCTGAAGGGACGTCGACACCAGCCGGGACGTCTTCGGTGCCGGTGGAGACGATTGAAGAGATTCAGTGA
- a CDS encoding transposase family protein translates to MFEATRVSLCARTFATSTKVFAIFSNPLSFLLFFEDLADPREDYKVTHSLSDMIFLALCGAVANCDHWTEIKIYARNHLKFLKKYVSLSGILCLCCCQMEFSRTIRSVESSHDSIRSHSRNA, encoded by the coding sequence GTGTTTGAGGCCACGAGGGTCTCGTTGTGCGCAAGGACTTTTGCAACTTCGACCAAGGTATTTGCAATATTTTCCAATCCGTTGTCATTTTTACTTTTCTTTGAAGACCTGGCTGATCCACGAGAGGACTACAAAGTTACTCATTCGCTCAGCGATATGATTTTTCTGGCTCTCTGCGGGGCGGTTGCTAATTGCGATCATTGGACGGAGATTAAAATCTATGCTCGCAATCATCTCAAGTTCCTCAAGAAATATGTTTCGCTCAGCGGTATTCTCTGCCTGTGCTGTTGCCAGATGGAATTTTCTCGCACGATACGTTCAGTCGAGTCTTCTCACGACTCGATCCGGTCGCATTCTCGGAATGCTTGA